In Haliotis asinina isolate JCU_RB_2024 chromosome 15, JCU_Hal_asi_v2, whole genome shotgun sequence, one DNA window encodes the following:
- the LOC137266468 gene encoding major facilitator superfamily domain-containing protein 4A-like, which yields MPDKLTVLQVALWWFSLLLTGVITTVFGPTLPDLQDLYGASLNDISSLFLILGLSLSFGCLVSVLLMKYLEPIIVLALSLLLEGVCTSTIAITEYLSIACLATAGSGLFIGCVFNTVVHQCNMVFPKSSSLLHFLLVAVSFGAYVTPLLAEPFLGHLCSSQQMNTSITFNGSEVPHVNATYRKYFAVESSEVTANDSNSSFPGGRKDSPNTQSSYFRADVSMLYVMLGLLNIPPIFGLIIVFRLNKNRTEEQTNESDRAFEVLDKNENSLKFMVFLGTVLVAFLFSCGLTFSYGGFLTTYGVDSSLKLSVQRMAVMTSVYWLHHLIGRILGTVISAYISQTQLIYICLSGELIPGIMVSGVVSLGENSLWVASVLIALFSGPLVAAMLNWSGRYICLSPFVLGLCTFADTFGSAMLPFVTGQLMGHFGVDALMYFFISQSIFLLLLFVILSRTGLVIRD from the exons ATGCCAGACAAGTTGACTGTGCTGCAAGTGGCACTATGGTGGTTTTCTCTTCTACTGACG GGTGTCATTACGACCGTGTTTGGACCAACATTACCAGACCTTCAGGATCTTTATGGAGCCAGCCTGAATGACATATCAAGTCTGTTTCTCATACTGGGTCTGTCACTAAGCTTTGGATGCTTGGTGTCTGTACTTCTCATGAAGTATCTGGAACCGATTATTGTGCTTGCACTGAGCCTTCTGCTGGAGGGAGTGTGTACAAGCACAATCGCCATCACCGAGTACCTGTCTATAGCCTGTCTGGCAACAGCTGGATCGGGGTTATTTATCGGATGTGTTTTTAACA CGGTCGTTCATCAGTGCAACATGGTGTTCCCCAAGTCGTCCTCTCTTCTCCATTTCCTGCTGGTAGCTGTGTCTTTTGGAGCATACGTGACACCACTCTTAGCGGAACCTTTCCTTGGCCATTTATGTTCATCTCAACAGATGAACACTTCGATCACATTCAATGGCTCTGAGGTCCCTCATGTCAATGCCACTTACCGGAAATATTTTGCGGTAGAAAGCAGTGAGGTGACAGCCAATGATTCTAACTCATCGTTCCCTGGTGGAAGGAAGGATTCACCGAACACTCAGTCTTCATACTTCAGGGCGGACGTTAGCATGTTATATGTCATGCTTGGTTTGTTAAACATACCACCTATTTTTGGACTCATCATTGTCTTTAGGCTCAATAAAAACCGAACAGAGGAACAGACTAATGAATCCGATAGGGCCTTTGAAGTCCTGGATAAAAATGAGAATTCTCTTAAATTCATGGTGTTTTTGGGAACAGTTCTTGTAGCCTTCCTCTTCTCTTGTGGACTGACATTCTCATATGGCGGCTTTTTGACAACATACGGTGTTGACAGTTCTCTCAAATTAAGTGTTCAAAGGATGGCAGTTATGACATCCGTCTACTGGCTGCACCATCTCATAGGGCGAATTCTGGGGACGGTGATAAGTGCATACATTTCACAGACACAATTAATCTACATTTGTTTAAGTGGAGAACTGATTCCAGGAATAATGGTCTCGGGAGTTGTTTCTCTTGGAGAAAATAGTCTTTGGGTAGCATCAGTATTAATTGCTTTGTTTTCAGGTCCACTGGTTGCTGCAATGCTCAATTGGTCTGGGcgttatatatgtttaagcCCTTTTGTATTAGGTTTGTGTACATTTGCAGATACTTTTGGGTCTGCCATGTTGCCTTTTGTTACAGGGCAACTTATGGGTCACTTTGGAGTTGATGCTTTGatgtacttctttatctcacAGTCGATATTTCTACTTCTGCTGTTCGTCATCCTATCCCGTACTGGTTTAGTGATCAGAGACTGA
- the LOC137265922 gene encoding major facilitator superfamily domain-containing protein 4A-like encodes MAAVKVIQVLLWCYFVYQLGGFASVIGPTLPDLQEHFQATLTETSYLFLSLGFALAAGCLLSMAVLKFLDPNLALAVCLFVGAAVTPLVALTPVLYVGCLAVVVAGIAHACAFNCICYQCNVIFHGNPSIMHGVFIASSVGGIASPLIASPFLTPRINSNKSDLPVEDSLMTEPFQNVLSILRQSPLLYLSQNCTAGWNFLSTNLTSLLLKNDTNFTGSATDIYKSDVNKVHLVYIIIGVAFLPAAIGFMILYILQEKGRIENTPQDVSTPYVSLDHRGKKGKCIFVIFLSLLAVTYIPFAGIPYAYGSYLTTYGIESSLRIDVHKMAEITSFLWLMYLLGRIVSTVVSLYVTQSTLMFISLMGTLLSIILVAAIGHLSETALWVGSLPLGLFTAPLLAASLGWCRTFVPLTPIVLGVCTMGDMTGAALLPYITGQIIGRFGLDWYMYSIIIYAAFQLASFGVLSILGRMLKTM; translated from the exons ATGGCGGCCGTGAAGGTGATACAGGTGCTCTTGTGGTGTTATTTCGTATATCAACTG GGCGGCTTTGCCAGCGTTATAGGTCCAACGCTGCCCGATCTCCAGGAACACTTCCAGGCCACTCTCACGGAGACATCTTATTTGTTTCTGTCCCTTGGGTTTGCTCTCGCCGCTGGATGTCTTCTATCCATGGCTGTACTTAAGTTTCTGGATCCAAACCTGGCGCTCGCTGTGTGTCTATTTGTTGGCGCTGCAGTAACACCTCTTGTGGCCTTGACTCCAGTTCTGTACGTTGGCTGTCTTGCTGTCGTTGTGGCAGGAATCGCCCATGCGTGTGCATTTAACT GCATATGTTACCAGTGCAATGTCATATTCCACGGCAATCCTTCCATTATGCACGGTGTTTTTATAGCCTCATCTGTGGGAGGAATAGCATCACCTCTCATCGCTTCACCTTTCTTAACGCCGAGAATCAACTCTAACAAGTCGGACCTGCCGGTTGAAGACAGTCTTATGACAGAGCCGTTCCAGAATGTTCTCAGTATATTACGGCAATCACCACTGCTTTATCTTTCACAAAACTGCACGGCTGGATGGAACTTCTTGTCAACAAACCTGACCTCACTATTGTTAAAGAATGACACAAACTTTACCGGGTCCGCTACTGACATATATAAGAGTGATGTAAACAAAGTACACTTGGTGTATATAATTATAGGAGTTGCGTTTTTGCCAGCTGCTATTGGCTTCATGATCCTCTATATCTTGCAAGAGAAAGGCAGAATTGAAAATACTCCTCAAGACGTATCTACCCCTTATGTATCTCTCGATCATCGTGGGAAAAAAGgtaaatgtatttttgtgatatttctttcattattaGCTGTTACCTACATCCCATTTGCCGGAATACCCTACGCCTATGGTTCATATTTGACGACATATGGTATTGAAAGCTCCCTCAGGATCGATGTGCACAAAATGGCAGAAATAACTTCATTCCTTTGGTTAATGTACTTGCTAGGACGAATAGTTAGTACAGTCGTTAGTCTTTATGTAACTCAGTCAACGTTAATGTTCATTTCTCTCATGGGCACGCTCCTGTCAATAATACTTGTCGCGGCCATTGGCCACCTGAGTGAGACAGCTTTGTGGGTGGGATCTTTGCCTCTGGGTTTGTTCACAGCACCCCTTCTGGCAGCGTCTTTGGGATGGTGCAGGACGTTTGTTCCCTTGACACCAATAGTGTTAGGTGTGTGTACCATGGGTGACATGACTGGGGCTGCTCTGCTGCCATACATAACTGGTCAGATAATTGGACGCTTTGGGCTGGACTGGTATATGTATTCTATCATTATATATGCTGCCTTCCAGCTAGCTTCTTTTGGAGTCCTATCTATATTAGGACGCATGTTGAAAACAATGTAA